The following DNA comes from Pseudomonas sp. MYb118.
TGCACCATCTGCCGGGCGACAGCGATCTGGGTGGCCATGTCGGCGAGGCGGAAGGCTACCGCCTGGTGTTCGATGATCGGTTTGCCGAAGCTCTCGCGCTCACGGGCATAATCCCGGGCCGCTTCGAACGCGGCGCGGGCCATGCCCACCGATTGCGAGGCGATGCCCACGCGGCCGCCTTCGAGGTTGGCCAGGGCGATCTTGTAGCCCTCACCTTCCTCGCCCAAACGGTTGGCCACTGGCACCTTGACGTTTTCGAAGAGGATCTGGCAGGTGTCCGAGGCGTGCTGGCCGAGCTTGTCCTCGACCCGTGCCACGCTGTAGCCCGGTGAATCGGTGGGCACGATCAGCGCGGTGATCCCGCGTTTGCCGGCACTCGGGTCGGTCACCGCGAACACGATCACCACCCCGGCGTTCTGCCCGGAGGTGATGAACTGCTTGCTGCCGTTGAGCACATAGTGATCGCCTTCCAGGCGTGCGCGGGTCTTCAGGCCGCTGGCGTCGGAACCGGCCTGGGGTTCGGTCAGGGCAAAGGCACCGAGCATGACACCGCTGGCCAGAGGCTTGAGGAAACGCTCCTTCTGGTCATCGTTGCCGTAGTTGAGGATCGGCACGCAACCCACCGAGTTGTGCACGCTCATGATGGTCGAGCAGGCGCCGTCGCCCGCGGCGATTTCTTCCAGGGCCATGGCGTAGGCCAGGTAACCGGTGTCGCAACCGCCCCACTGCTCCGGCACCAGCATGCCGAAGAAGCCAAGCTCAGCCATCTCGCCGATGGCTTCCTTGGGGAAACGATGCTCGCGGTCCCACTCGGCGGCGAAGGGTTTCAGCCGCTCCTGGGCAAACTGCCGGGCGGCGTCGCTGATTTGTTGTTGTTCGTCATTGGGGATCATGACTGGTCCTTAAAATTTCGTACAAATTCTGAAAACACCGCTGCCCCCTGTAGGAGCGAGCTTGCTCGCGATGAGGCCCGGTCAGTCGACACAGCGTTGAATGACACACCGCAATCGCGAGCAAGCCCGCTCCCACAGGGGTAGGTGTTTACCTCAGGCGAGGCATTCCACCGCCATCGCCGTCGCTTCGCCGCCACCGATGCAGATCGCCGCGACGCCGCGCTTCAGGCCTTTCTGGCGCAGGGCCGAGAGCAGGGTCACGAGAATGCGCGCGCCGGAGGCGCCGATCGGGTGGCCGAGGGCGCAGGCGCCGCCGTGTACGTTGAGTTTTTCGTGGGGGATTTCCAGGTGGGTCATCGCCGCCATGCCGACCACGGCGAAGGCTTCGTTGATTTCCACCAGGTCCACTTCATTCAGCGACCAGCCGGTTTTCTTCAGCAGCTTCTTGATCGCGCCAATCGGTGCCACCGGGAACAACCCCGGAGTGTCAGCGAAAGCCGCGTGGCCGTGGATCACCGCCAGGGCCTTGAGGCCGCGCTTGTCCGCTTCGCTGCGGCGCATCAACACCAGCGCGGCGGCACCGTCGGAAATCGAACTGGAGTTGGCTGCCGTCACGGTGCCGCCCTCACGGAACGCCGGTTTGAGCGAAGTGATCTTGTCCAGCTTGGCCTTCGGCGGCTGTTCGTCGTTGCTGATCAGCACCTGCTCCTTGCCGAACGTCACGGTCAGCGGGACGATTTCGTCTTTGAAACTGCCGTCCTTGATCGCCTGCTGCGCGCGGGTGGTCGAGGCGATGGCGAATTCATCCTGGGCCTGGCGGGTGAAGCCGTTGGTTTCGGCGCAGTCCTCGGCGAAGGTGCCCATCAGGCGGCCCTTGTCGTAGGCGTCTTCCAGGCCATCGAGGAACATCGAGTCGAGCACGCGGCCATGGCCCATGCGATAACCGCTGCGGGCGCGGTCCAGCAAGTACGGCGCGTTGGACATGCTTTCCATGCCGCCAGCGATCACCACCTCGGCACTGCCGGCCAGCAGCATGTCGTGGGCCAGGATCGCCGCTTCCATGCCGGAACCGCACATCTTGTTCAGGGTGGTGCAGCGGGTCGATTTATCCAGACCGGCGCCCAACGCCGCCTGGCGGGCCGGCGCCTGGCCGAGACCGGCCGGCAGTACGCAGCCCATCAGCACTTCGTCGACGCTATCGGTGGCGACGCCGGCGCGCTCGACCGCCGCGCGAATCGCCGCAGCGCCCAGTTGCGGCGCGGTCAGGCTCTTGAGTTCGCCCTGGAAGCCGCCCATCGGGGTGCGCACGGCGCTGACGATAACGATTGGGTCGTTGTTCATGACAAATCCTCTTACTTGGCGGCCATGCGCAAGGCGCCGTCGAGACGGATCACCTCGCCGTTGAGCATGCTGTTTTCAATGATATGCCGCACCAGCGCGGCGTACTCGTCCGGCTTGCCCAGGCGCGGCGGGAACGGCACGCCGGCGGCCAGGGAATCGCGCACTTCCGGGGTCATCCCGGCCATCATCGGCGTTTCGAAAATGCCCGGGGCGATGGTCATCACACGGATGCCGAAGCGCGCCAGTTCGCGGGCGGCGGGCAAGGTCAGACTGACAATCGCGCCCTTGGACGCGGCGTAGGCCGCCTGGCCGATCTGGCCGTCATAGGCCGCCGCCGAGGCGGTGTTGATGATCACGCCGCGCTCGCCATCGGCATCCGGCTCGGTTTCAGCGATGGCCTGCGAGGCCAGGCGCAGCATGTTGAAGCTGCCGATCAGGTTGACGTTGATCACCTGGCTGAAGCTGCCCAGCGCGTGCGGGCCGTTCTTGCCGAGGATCTTTTCGCCGCGCACGATGCCGGCGCAGTTGACCAGCCCATTGAGGCCGCCAAAGGCTTTGACCGTGGCCTGCACCGCCGCTTCCGCGGCGGCTTCGTTACTGATGTCGGCCACCACGCTCTGCGCGCCGAGACGTTCGGCCTGGGCCGCGACGGCCTCGGCGTTCATGTCCACCAGCATCACTTTGGCGCCGGCGGCCACCAGCATCTGCGCCGTGGCCGCACCGAGGCCGGAAGCGCCGCCGGTGACGAGAAAAACCTTGTTTTCGATCCGCATCATGGTTTCCTTGGATTTCAAGCTGAAACGTTCTTCGCCGCGGCCTCTTGAGCCTTGGCGATTTCCTGGTTGCGCAAGATAAAGCGCTGCAATTTGCCGCTTGGGGTTTTCGGCAACTCGCTGACAAATTCGATTTCACGGGGGTACGCATGCGCAGCCAGGCGCTTGCGCACGTGCTGGCGCAGTTCTTCGGCCAACTCCGGCGCGGCGCGGTACTGCGCGCTGAGCACCACAAAGGCTTTGACCAGTTCGGTGCGCTCCGGGTCCGGCTTGCCGACCACCGCCGCCTCGACCACGGCCGGGTGCTCGATCAAGGCGCTCTCGACGTCGAACGGGCCAACGCGATAGCCCGAGGTGGTGATCACGTCATCGCTGCGTCCGACGAAGCTGATGCTGCCGTCCGGGTTCCATTCCACGGTGTCGCCGCTCAGGTAGTAGTTGCCGACGAAGGCCTTGGTCGGCGCGCCTTCGTAACCGGCGAACCAGCACATCGGCGACTGGCTGCGGTCGATGGCGAGGATGCCGGGCTGGCCGACGCCCAGTTCCTGGTGATTGTCGTCCAGCACCACGATGCGGTGGCCCGGCGAGGCAAACCCGGCGGCGCCCAGGTGGATCGGGTGTTCCAGGCCATGGTGGTTGCACAGGACCATGCCCAGTTCGGTCTGGCCGTAGTGGTCGTGAATGACCACGCCGAGGTTGTCGGCAAACCAGCGGATCACTTCCGGGTTGAGCGGCTCGCCAGCGCTGCTGACGATGCGCAGCTTGCCCTTGATCGACCTGGCGAACTCGTTGCCCCCGGCGATCAGCAGCCGGTAGGCGGTCGGCGACCCGGTGAGGTTGGTGATGCCATATTTGTTGATCACCCGGCAGGTGCTTTCCAGGGTGAAGGGGCCATCGTAGAAGGTGATCGGGTGGCCCATGCCCATGGGGCCGGTGACGCCGAAATAGATGCCGTAGGCCCAGCCCGGATCGGCGACGTTCCAGAACGCGTCCTCAGGGCGCAGGTCGACGGCGTCACGGGTGTAGCTCTGGAACGCGACAATCGCCTTGAGTGGCACCGACAGCGCCTTCGACGGCCCGGTGGTGCCCGAAGTGAACATCAGCAGGAACGGGTCTTCGCCCGTCAGCATGACCGGCGCGCATTCCGCGGAATAATTGGCCAGTTCGGCCCAGAAACTGAAATCGCCGCGCACGATGCCCTGGCCTTTCGGGCCGCCGACACTGACGATGGTCGGGCAATCGGCGACTTCGGCGAGTTTCGGCCGGTTGACGGCATCGGTGACCACGACCTTGGCGCCGGAGCAGCCCAGGCGGTGCTCGATGGCCTTGGGCCCGAATGCGGTGAACAGCGGCTGATACACCGCGCCGACGCGCCAGGTGGCGAAGACGGTGATCAACAGCTCGATATTGCGCGGCAGCAGGCCGGCGACCTTGTCGCCCTTGCCCACACCCTGGGCCAGGAGGAAATTGGCGAAACGCGCGGCCTGCTCCTGCAACTCGCTGAAGGTGTACGTCGCGCTGGATCCGTCGCGACCCTCCCAGAACAAGGCGATGCGCCCGGGCAACGCATGCCGGTCGCAACACTCGACACAGGCGTTGAGGGCCGTCAGGTCACCCGCCAGTGCGGCGTCGACGGTGTGCTGATAATTGAACTGTGAGGTGGCAGACAAGTAATCGCGCATCGGCAGAATCCCTCTGTATTTTTATTAGGTTGGGGGAACCGTAAAAACCAGGGAAATACTCGCTCCGTGCGGGGTGACGGGCAATGGTCAAAGCTTTCAAGTTGGTTGACTGGTTTGGCCAAGGGTTGGGAACACCACCGTCCCTGTGGGAGCGGGCTTGCCCGCGATGAGGCCGCCAGCCCTCACACAAAACTCGATTCAATCCGCCTCATTCAAAATCAAACTCCGGTAATGCCCCGGGTTGGACCCCGACCACTTGCGAAACGCCTTGTAGAACGAACTGGTGTCGGCAAACCCCAGCCGGGTGGCGATCTCGGCGAAGCTGATGCTCGGTTCCGCCAGCCAGACAATCGCCAGTTCCTTGCGCACGCTGTCCTTGAGCCCCTGATAGGTCTGCCCTTCTTCCGCCAGGCGCCGGCGCAGGGTCGAGGCCGACATGCACAGTTGCTGGGCCAGCGGCTCGGTTTCCGGCCACTGCTGCGCGGGCAGTTGCCGCAGGTCGTGCTTGATGCGGCTGGCCAGGCTCTGCGGGTCGCGGTACTTGACCAGGATGTTCGCCGGCGCCTGGGCGAGGAAGCGCTTGAGTTCATCGCTGCTGCGCTTGATCGGCAGGTCCAGGCAGTCGGCCGAGAAGATCATCCGCGTGCGGGGCCGGTCGAAGCGCAGGTTTTCCGAGAACATCACCTGGTAGTCACCGCAGAAATCCGGCTGCGCGCAGCGCAGTTCGATGGCGAGGATGGGAATGCGTCGCCCGGCCAGCCAGCAGGCCACGCCGTGCACGATCATCCAGTAGGTGAAATAGGTGAAGGCGCGACGCGGTTCCTGCTCGTCTTCAAGCAGGACGATCTCCGCCAGGCTTTGCTGGCGCACCAGTTGCGCCGGCAGGTGTTCGAGCATCAACGACAAAAATTCCAGGGCCGAGCCCAGGCCTGCCGCCAGGCTTGGCTGGATCATCGAACTGCGACACAGGAACGCCAGGCTCCCCGATTTGAGCTTGCGCGGGTCCATGCCGAAAAATTCATCATCGCGCCGCCGCGCCAGCAGCCGCCACAAACGTGCGTAAGCCGTGGCCGGGACGCGGGCGTCGGCGCAGTCGAGCAACGCCGGGTCGATGCCGACCTTGGTCAACACCTCAAAGGTGGCAGCCCCCGGCGCGCAGCTTTGCAGCAGCGCTTCGCGCACCAGTTGCATGGAAATGCTGTCTTTCTGCGACATTCAGCTCACTCAGATACCGGGGACGATCTGTCGGCCATCTTAGGCAGCGCGCCATAAAAAGCCAGCCTTGAGCCTGCCGATGGCTCAATAACCGGGGTTTGTGGCCGATAGGCTGGGGGCATGAATCCGTAAATGACCTGGAGTTGTAAGCGTTATGATCGTCGGCATTGATTTGGGGACCACCAACAGCCTGGTTGCGGTGTGGCGCGAAGGCGCCGCCGAACTGGTGCCCAATGCGCTGGACAACCTGCTGACGCCCAGTGTGGTCGGGCTCGACGATGAAGGCCGGATACTGGTCGGGCTGGCCGCCAAGGAACGCTTGCAAACCCACCCGCACCTGACCGCCGCGCTGTTCAAGCGGCACATGGGCAGCGCCCACGAGTTGCAACTGGGCCACCGGCGCTTCCGTCCGGAAGAGTTGTCGTCGATGGTGCTGCGCAGCCTCAAGGAAGATGTCGAACGCCGTTACGGTGAACCGGTTACCGAGGCGGTGATCAGCGTGCCGGCGTACTTCAACGATGCCCAGCGCAAGGCCACCAAGATCGCCGGTGAGCTGGCCGGGCTCAAGGTCGAGCGCCTGATCAACGAACCCACCGCTGCCGCCCTCGCCTACGGCCTGCACCAGCGCGACGCAGCCAGTTCGTTCCTGGTCTTCGACCTCGGCGGCGGCACCTTCGATGTGTCGATCCTCGAGCTGTTCGATGGCGTCATGGAAGTGCGCGCCAGTGCCGGTGACAACTACCTGGGCGGTGAGGATTTCGACGATCTGCTGGTCCAGGCCTTCGTCGCCGCACAGGCCGGCAGCCAGGACCTGCCGCCCCTGACCGAACCCGACATCGCCCATCGCCTGCGCCGCGAAGCCGAGCGCGTTCGCCATGCCCTGGGGCAGTCCGACAGTGCCACCTTCGTGCTGCGCCACGGCGACCGGCAATGGCAGCAGGTGTTTACCCAGACCCAGTTGGCCGACCTCTACGGCCCGCTGCTCGCGCGCCTGCGCACGCCCATCGAAACCGCCCTGCGCGACGCGCGTATTCGCCCCTCGGAACTGGACGAAGTGCTGCTGGTGGGCGGCACCACGCGCATGCCGCTGATTCGGCGGATGGTCGCCGGGCTGTTCGGGCGTTTTCCCTCGATCACCCTCAACCCCGATGAGTCGATTGCCCTCGGTGCCGCCGTGCAGGCCGCGCTCAAGGCGCGCGATGCGGCGCTGGAAGAAGTGGTGCTGACAGATGTCTGCCCCTACACCCTCGGTATCGAAACCGCACTCAATGTCGGCGAAAGCGTGGAAGTCGGCCACTACACGCCGATCATCGAACGCAACAGCGTGGTGCCGGTCAGCCGGGTCAAATCGTTCAGGACCGTGCATGACCATCAGCGCCACGTGATCCTGCGCGTCTACCAGGGGGAAAGCCGCTGGGTGAAGGAAAACATTCACCTGGGTGAAATGGAGATCGACGTCCCCATGGCGCCGGCCGGCGAGATCGAACTCGAAGTGCGCTTCACCTATGACAACAACGGCCTGCTGGAAGCCGAGACCCTGGTGTCGCGCACCGGTGAACGGCGCTCGCTGGTGATCGAGAACAACCCCGGCGTGCTCAGCCCCGAAGAGATCCAGGCGCGCCTGGCTTCCCTGGCGCAACTCAAGGTTCACCCGCGCGACCAGCAGGTCAACAGCCTGCTGACCGCGCGCCTCGAGCGCCTGTACCAGGAAAACCTCGGCGAGCTGCGCCAGCAGCTCGATCACATGGCCAACCGTTTCAAGCAGGTGCTCGACAGCCAGGATGACCGGGCCATCCGCGATTTGCGCGTGCAACTGATGCGCCAGCTCGATGAGCTGGAACAGGGTGTGTGGCAGTGAGTTGCTGGACCATCCTGGGGCTGGAAGCCGACGCCGATGCGCGCAGCATCAAACGCCAGTACGCCGCGCTGCTCAAGGTGCATCGTCCAGATGAAGATCCGAGCGCTTTTCAACGACTGCGCGAAGCCTACGAGCAGGCGATGGAGTGGAGTCGTCGCGCGCCGGTGATGGCCAGCGAGCCGGACGTTGAGGCGCATGGCACCCTGGAGACCGAGTTTGACGCCACGCCCGCCGGCCCGAATGCCGCGCAGCTGCGGGCGGCGCAGTTGCTGGAAGACCTGACGCCCGAGCAACTCGACCAGCGTCTGGCCCAGGCGCGCGTCTCCCATTGCACGAGGGAGTTCGAAGAACAGCTGCTGATGCTATGCCTGCAGCCACGAGATGACGCCATGTCGCTCGCCGACTGGGGCATGCAGCAGTTCAACTGGCTGACGATGTGGCAGCGCCAGGACCTGCCCGCCCACGCCCTCGACTTGCTGGATCAAGCTTACGGGCAGGCGGTGAAGCAACGTCTGCGCGAGCAGTTGGACGCAGGCCTGGAGGACGCTTTCATTGCGAGCTTCCTGGCGCTCAAGCGTGCCGACTGGTTGCAACCCTTCGACCGGCACGAGTGGTTCAATACCACGCTGGCCCAGGTGCTGGTGGAGTCGCCGTTCTGGTCTTCGCAAGTGTTCGAAACCCTGTGCGAGCAGCAACATTGGAAACCGCAAAAAGGCCTGCCCGGACGTTGCCCGCAACCTTATTGGTCGATGCTGGAGGAACGCCACCCTTATCAGGCCTTTCTCGACGAGCAGCGACAACTTGCCCGCGTGGATGATCACGACCCGAAAAGCCGGGCGGCGAAACTGTTTTTCACGCCGATGACCGCTGACGAGCGCGCTGCGTTCGCCCGGCGCTTTTTTGCCCAGGACTGGAACGAGTGCCGCTTCCTCAGCGAGCGGGCCCGACGCGTGCACCCACAACTGTGTCGGGAGTTGCCTGACGCAGATCCGTACTTCTGGAAGGCACTGATGCCGACCTGGCCAACCTGGCAGGTCTACGTGGCGTTTATCGCCGCCGCGCTGGCCTGGGCCGCAGGCAGTGACGGTGGCAAGGCCGGCACGGTGTTCGAGGTTTACGCGCGAGCGATTCCCAGCGCCATCATGCTGACGATCATTGGCGCCTTCGTGCTGGCCTTGTGTCGTCGGGTAGCCGATCGACTCTGGCCGCTGGATGTACGCCTGAGCCGGTCGTTGACCCATCAGCTCAGTTTCAGAAAGCCGGCGCCCCTGTTGTTGAGGGATTTTGTTCCTTGCTGGCTCATGGCTGGGTTCACCGCAATCACGTGCGGCGCCGCCGCCCTGGCTGCCTATGCCGCGACACTGGTGGCGTTGAGTGCCCTGAGCCGCCTGCGATGGCCCTCGACCTGGCGTGTCTCGCTGCCCAGACCGCGGTTGCCGAAACTGTCGTCGGCCAAGTCGATTGTGTCGATGGTGCTGGTCATCGGCCTGACCGTACTGTTTTATGTGGTTGCCCGCAGCCAGTTGATGGGGCCTGACCAGGGCTTGCAGCCGATGGCCACCCGCGCTTGCAGCGGCACGCTGGACAGTCGCGTGCAATGCCGCCCGCCCGCCACGGCGCAACACTGGTATGGCGCGTCGAGCGCGGCGAAGGTGCGCCCATGAAAAAACTGACGATGCTGATCGTGGCATTGCTGACCGTGATGTTCCTGGGGCAGTTCAGCGGCGCGAAAGACGCGATGCTGACGCCCGTGCAACGCTGGATCGACCAACCGGATCTCGCCGAACGGGAAAAGGCCCGGGCCCTGCGGCCGATGATTGACTGCATCAATGTGGCCGACAGTCGCTGGCGGGCTGCCTACGCGCGCTACCTCAATCGCGACCGGCAACCTGATCCGACCCTGCAACAGCGTTTTCCCGAGGACTTCGATCCGGCGATGCAAGTGCGTCAGCGCTTGAACAACCTGACGCGCAACGATGCCTATGGCTGCCGGCTGAACCTGCTGCAAAAAGACCATTTGCAGCGTTGGGCGCCGCAACTGCTGGCGTTGCAGAACCAGTTCGAAACGTCCCTGACGCTGGCCAACGAAGCGGCGCAAGGGTTTGATTTCTTCAATGCGGTGCCCGCCTACTCGCTCAGCCCCGCGGAAAAAGCCGAGCGTGACGCCGGCTTCATCCCTTTGGTCGAGGCCTATCTGAAGGCGTCCGATGCCTTGCGTCGGCAACTGGACATCGAGGACATCGCACTGCGCCAGGTGCAACTCGAACAACTCATGGGCCGCGGCGAGCTCAAATACGCCCATGTGCTGACGTACATGCTGCAAGCGCGCAAGCTGATGCTCAGTCTCGACCACGCCGTGACTGAGAACACCCTGACGCCCGCAGACCTGGACCCGCAACCCCTGCAACAGGCCTGGGACGATGGCACGGCTTACATGGCGGCCAACCCGGCCACCAGCAACGCCGATTACCCGGAGAAAATCTGGGCCTACGTGCGCGACCCTGGCAGCCGTTATGTCAGCGCCGTGGCGCAACTGCGTGACGACTGGGCCGCCAAGGCACCACCGCAGCAGCTGAGCGATGACGTTGAACGCATCGGTCGTCGCTATGACGAATTGCTCCAGGTCTACAACCGGCAAGTGGAACCGGTCTTTTAGCGGTGCGTTCAGCTTAGGTTCAGGTAAATGTCAATGATTGCCATTTGGGAATGAGTGTCAACATGTTACAAATTAGCACCCTATCTATTTGTGACGCGGTGCTGAATGCTTGTTCCCTTTCTGATCATGTTGCGCGAAGGCATTGAAGCCGCGCTGATCGTTGGCATCATTGCCAGTTACCTCAAGCAGACCGGCCGTGGCCAGTGGATGCCTGCCGTGTGGATCGGCGTATTCCTCGCCGCCGCCCTGGCCTTGCTGGTCGGTGGCGGTCTGGAACTGGTCAGCGCCGAATTCCCGCAGAAACAACAGGAACTGTTCGAGGGCGTGGTCGGTCTGGTGGCCGTCGGCATCCTCAGCTCCATGGTGTTCTGGATGCGCAAAGTCGCGCGTTCGATCAAGCATTCCCTGCATGAATCCCTGGATCACGCGCTGACCGGCTCGAAACACCAAGTCACCGCCCTGATCGCCATGGTGTTTTTCGCCGTCGCCCGCGAAGGGCTGGAAACGGTGTTCTTCCTGCTGGCGGTATTTCAACAGAGCGAAGGCCCGGGCGCGCCCATTGGTGCCCTGCTCGGCCTGATTCTGGCGATCGTCATCGGCTTCCTGATCTACAGCGGCAGCATGCGCCTGAACCTTGGGGCGTTCTTCCGCTGGACCGGCCTGTTCATCCTGGTGGTGGCCGCCGGCATCCTCGCCAACTCGGTGCAGGCCCTGCATGAGGCTGGCGTGTGGAACCACCTGCAAACCGTGCTCTTCGACTTCAGCGCCGCCCTGCCGATGGACAGCCCGCTGGGCTCGGTGCTGGCCGGCATGTTCGGCTACCAGGAAGCGCCGACGGTGAGCACGTTGGGCGCCTATCTGATCTATCTGGTTGTGGCGCTGGTGATGTTTTTCCTCCCCGGCCTCCGCAGTCGCCTCCGGTGGGAGCGAGCCTGCTCGCGATAATCGTCAACGATAACGCGGAATACCTGATGCACCGTGGTGACTGTGGCCCCATCGCGAACAGGCTCGCTCCCACAGATGACCGCATTCCCATGTCTGGGCGGTGATTTTTTGAATTTCAATCTGTAAGGGCCCTCATGCCAAACCAAGCCCCATCCCAAGCCTCCCCTCCCCGCGCCCTGCGCTGGGCGGTGGCCGGTTCGGTGATCGTGATGATCGCCGCCGGTGGCCTGTTTTATTACGCCTCGAAGATGGCCGCGGCCAAGCGTCAGGCCAACCATGACGAAGTGCTGGTGACCATCCACCCCCACAGTTGCGAGCCCAATGCCCTGACGGTACCGGCCGGTCGCGCCAGTTTCCGTATCGTCAACCGCTCGGACCGTGCCGTCGAATGGGAAATCCTCGACGGCGTGCTGGTGGTCGAGGAGCGCGAGAACATCGCCCCGGGCCTGAGCCAGGTGATCAACGCCAACCTGCTGCCCGGCGATTACGCGATTACTTGCGGCCTGCTGAGTAACCCGCGCGGCACCCTGCACGTGACGCCGACCGCCGCGTCCGATGCCGCCGCCAAGGCCAAGCCGTCGATGGTCGCATTCGTCGGGCCGTTGTCGGAGTTCCGCGTGTACCTGAGCAGCCAGGGCACGGCGCTGATCAAATCGGTGACTGCGCTGGAACAGGCCATCGAAGCCGGTGACCTGGCCCAGGCGCAGGCCCTTTACGTCCCGGCCCGCGTCGCCTATCAACGCCTGGCCCCAGCCGCGCAACGCCTGGCCGAACTCGACAACCGCATCAACGCCCGCGCCGACTATTTCGAAAAACGCGAGCAGGACCCAGGCTTCAGCGGCTTCCATCGCCTGGAATATGCGCTGTTCCAGCAACGCAACCTCGACGGCCTGACGCCCATCGCCCAGCAACTGCTGACCGACGTCACCACACTCAAGCAACAACTGCTGGCCCAGTCGCTGCCACCCGAGCAACTGGTGAGCATCCTGGTGCGCAATCTCAACAACCTCGGTGACGTGCGCGCCAGCAGCGGCGAAGAAGAACGCTACAGCCACACCGACCTCGCCGGTTTCGCCGGCAACCTCGACGCGGTGCGCAAGGTCGTCGACCTGCTGCGGCCGTTGCTGGGCAAATCCGCCGCCGACCT
Coding sequences within:
- the efeU gene encoding iron uptake transporter permease EfeU; the protein is MLVPFLIMLREGIEAALIVGIIASYLKQTGRGQWMPAVWIGVFLAAALALLVGGGLELVSAEFPQKQQELFEGVVGLVAVGILSSMVFWMRKVARSIKHSLHESLDHALTGSKHQVTALIAMVFFAVAREGLETVFFLLAVFQQSEGPGAPIGALLGLILAIVIGFLIYSGSMRLNLGAFFRWTGLFILVVAAGILANSVQALHEAGVWNHLQTVLFDFSAALPMDSPLGSVLAGMFGYQEAPTVSTLGAYLIYLVVALVMFFLPGLRSRLRWERACSR
- the efeO gene encoding iron uptake system protein EfeO, which translates into the protein MPNQAPSQASPPRALRWAVAGSVIVMIAAGGLFYYASKMAAAKRQANHDEVLVTIHPHSCEPNALTVPAGRASFRIVNRSDRAVEWEILDGVLVVEERENIAPGLSQVINANLLPGDYAITCGLLSNPRGTLHVTPTAASDAAAKAKPSMVAFVGPLSEFRVYLSSQGTALIKSVTALEQAIEAGDLAQAQALYVPARVAYQRLAPAAQRLAELDNRINARADYFEKREQDPGFSGFHRLEYALFQQRNLDGLTPIAQQLLTDVTTLKQQLLAQSLPPEQLVSILVRNLNNLGDVRASSGEEERYSHTDLAGFAGNLDAVRKVVDLLRPLLGKSAADLLPQIDNALTSLDSELNGLKVKDGYASYDSVSSEQRKQIADKAKALAHALDAIDPALGLSGL